The Juglans regia cultivar Chandler chromosome 16, Walnut 2.0, whole genome shotgun sequence nucleotide sequence ttttgtttttgtaatgtaatgtataaataatgaataatgtaatatgtagtcattgtagtggattgcattgtgatgcatatgaatttatgcatttagtatttagaacacaaatattatgctTTCCAATTTGACTTCTtagaattgtttttaataaaataaaggcttttatataaaaaaataatgatggtctgaaatttaaataaatataggcttttagtgttaaaaaaaaaaaaacccgggaATAACCCGGAACCCGGGTTATACCCGGGTTTTTTGNNNNNNNNNNNNNNNNNNNNNNNNNNNNNNNNNNNNNNNNNNNNNNNNNNNNNNNNNNNNNNNNNNNNNNNNNNNNNNNNNNNNNNNNNNNNNNNNNNNNCTCCAATACTTTCTGGGCCTTCCCCTTCAAATTACTAAACAACTGCGACTTGTAACCTGCAATCTTACCAAACAACAGAACATTTCCCCCAAATTGCAGTCAATGATGCGTGCACTTAAATGAGAAGAACTAAACAGTAACAAATTCCAAACTGATTGACATTAAAGAAGAAATAACCTCGGCTTCATAGGATTTCATGCTTGTCTCCATAACTGATGCATAGAACTCCTCGTACCAATCCGGTCTCGGAGGGTGAACCTTGTTCAACACACCCTATCCATACATAGGAATCCTTTACTTTTAAATTCTAATTGAAATCACATAGCAATCTGCATTTGTTTTCTCTTGAAGAACCCGCTTTGGAAAGAAATTACATGTTTTTTGCAGAGAGAAGCGGAGAAGATAGGTGTAGTGTACCATATAATCAGACTCTGAATTGGAGGCGTTGGAGGGGCATAGTGGGAATAAAGCCGTTGCTGCAGCTGCTTGAATGAATCGCCTTCTTGTGCAGGAGCAAGATATGCTGGAGCAAAACGAGTCAGATGCAAGTGGCTCAGCGACATCGCTTCCCCTCGGTCCTTCCGGGTGGGCAAGTGCCGGAGACGAACTATCTTTCCTCAAGATAGCCCAACTAAAGGGAGAGATCTTGGGTCGTGGATGTTTGAGTTTAGGACAGTATGAGGGACGAGAAGTGCTGggtaagaagaagaagacggagGACGCAGGCGACGAACAAACcgccatttttttttccgtttagGACAGTGTAAGGTTTCATGCGTGATAGgctccttttttttaaaaaaaaattattaaaaaaagttatactggtgaatgttttttttacaaaaaattttcacaatctcTTACCATTTACATAATCTCCACacatcacactttttttaatttttattatttttttcttttatcaaatatttaatatatgaataataaatagaaaaattaaattaattttaaaaaaaatttataaataatattaaaaatttaaaaaaaaatatagtgtgtggaaaatgagaggttgtgtagcattacttttttttttaatgtcggaGACATCTCCAAGGCAAGACCAT carries:
- the LOC118344877 gene encoding uncharacterized protein LOC118344877, coding for MAVCSSPASSVFFFLPSTSRPSYCPKLKHPRPKISPFSWAILRKDSSSPALAHPEGPRGSDVAEPLASDSFCSSISCSCTRRRFIQAAAATALFPLCPSNASNSESDYMGVLNKVHPPRPDWYEEFYASVMETSMKSYEAEVTSRSCLVI